The proteins below come from a single Bombyx mori chromosome 7, ASM3026992v2 genomic window:
- the LOC101744671 gene encoding probable DNA mismatch repair protein Msh6 isoform X2 gives MSKRNSTGAANTLFNYFTKTPPTNKKLKADATEDTDCNGSPKSSKKGIHLENKKRERQITPSPELKKASSDEEEVISLPTKRKRIRLNPVDSDDSDVENKDNKIGTTKKEEDEAKSEKKKESIVEKKLQDSFKYEPNQTSKSNKNTKTTAGSKSKTILPEENPKSQEEESSDGNWVHCKLDWLKPDKIRDAMKRKLDHPDYNPRTLYVPPDFLKSQTPAHQQWWIMKSTNFDCVLFFKVGKFYELYHMDAAVGVNELGFSYMKGDFAHSGFPESAYGRMASTLVSKGYKIARVEQTETPEMTQERCRKSGQSSKLDKVVRREVCQVAVRGAEGCGPNDAPRAAALAAYMLAVAEQAHNDSSTYGVCFIDTSIGLFHLGQFEDDKHSSRLLTTLAHYPPALIIYDRKATTGRTSKLLSTHWHDARREPRTLGAPDVTLKTLAEKYYRTNEDGDWPEGIKEFLHQGDSLGLTPAPNCELAIKALGGCVSYLTECLLDIQILGMSQFTSYAPPDVLNRKLSERHKVDNLWEGGNTLVLDAITLRNLRIVQDEGCLYDRLNFCSTAMGKRLLYQWVCSPSANINVIKERQEAVKCLFDNQELCQNAKNVLTSLPDLERLLAKVHTLGNLKRSKQHPDSRAIFYEEKTYSKRKVLEFISVLNGFTSALTLAERFSDVDSVLLKRITQVEGGNYPDYRDTLKFFKEAFNQQEAEKEGCIKPGAGVDREYDGALQRIHEIESELKEYLAEQEKHFRCRLSYVGTDKKRYQIEVPQSACTRAGSDYHMESARKGFKRFSTSETKEFLSRMMAAEEQKTNVLKDLSRRMYEKFSSHYAQWEAAVHCLASLDVLLAFAEFARQQHGDICLPDVTFDTGTKPYINIVEGRHPCISLVNEFIPNDTRLGGAGPGLLLLSGPNMGGKSTLMRQLGLLAVLAHLGSYVPARECGLSLVDRVFTRLGASDDILAGQSTFLVEMNETAAIVRHATVHSLVLLDELGRGTSTYDGTAIASGVCAALAGRGCRAVFSTHYHSLVRHLAAHDGLVLGHMACMVETDESVPDSEDHIPEETITFLYKLSPGACPKSYGFNAARLAGIPKEITRRAHEISKKLEKEAMCARAFRDIMKMENNAGGVRELLATLTI, from the exons atgtcgAAACGAAACAGCACAGGGGCAGCCAATACTCTTTTCAACTATTTTACTAAAACACCGCcaacgaataaaaaattaaaagcggACGCTACTGAAGATACTGATTGTAATGGTTCCCCGAAAAGCAGTAAAAAAGGAATACATCTTGAAA acAAAAAACGCGAAAGGCAAATTACACCCTCACCGGAGCTTAAGAAGGCTTCGAGTGATGAAGAAGAAGTTATTTCATTGccaacaaaaagaaaaagaataagACTAAATCCAGTCGATTCTGATGATTCTGATGTTGAAAATAAAG ACAATAAAATTGGAACAACTAAGAAGGAAGAAGATGAAGCAAAGAgtgagaaaaagaaagaaagtatAGTAGAAAAGAAACTTCAAGACAGTTTTAAATATGAACCAAATCAAACCTCAAAAAGTAACAAGAATACTAAAACTACAGCTGG atcaaaatcaaaaacaatatTACCTGAAGAAAACCCAAAGAGTCAGGAAGAAGAGTCATCAGATGGTAATTGGGTGCACTGCAAGTTAGACTGGTTGAAGCCAGACAAGATCAGAGATGCGATGAAGAGGAAACTGGACCATCCGGATTATAATCCGAGGACTCTGTATGTTCCACCGGATTTCTTAAAAAGTCAGACACCT gctCATCAACAATGGTGGATAATGAAATCAACCAATTTTGATTGTGTATTGTTCTTCAAAGTTGGTAAATTCTATGAATTGTATCACATGGATGCTGCTGTTGGGGTCAATGAACTTGGATTCTCCTACATGAAA GGTGATTTCGCACATTCTGGCTTCCCTGAAAGCGCCTACGGACGTATGGCTTCGACTCTAGTATCGAAAGGTTACAAAATAGCACGCGTGGAACAAACCGAAACTCCTGAAATGACACAGGAAAGGTGTAGAAAAA GCGGACAGAGCAGTAAGCTGGACAAGGTGGTCCGGCGCGAGGTGTGCCAGGTGGCGGTGCGCGGCGCCGAGGGCTGCGGGCCCAACGACGCGCCGCGCGCCGCCGCACTCGCCGCCTACATGCTCGCGGTGGCTGAACAG GCACATAATGATTCAAGCACTTATGGGGTTTGTTTCATAGACACTTCAATAGGATTGTTCCACCTTGGACAGTTCGAAGACGACAAGCACTCATCGAGACTTCTCACCACACTGGCACACTACCCACCAGCCTTG ATAATATACGACCGTAAAGCGACAACGGGCCGCACGAGCAAGCTGCTGTCCACGCACTGGCACGACGCGCGCAGGGAGCCCCGGACCCTGGGGGCTCCCGATGTCACGCTCAAAACCTTAGCCGAGAAGTACTACAGGACGAATGAGGACGGAGACTGGCCAGAAGGTATCAAGGAGTTCTTACATCAAG GTGATTCCCTGGGTCTGACACCGGCTCCCAACTGTGAACTCGCCATTAAAGCTCTCGGAGGATGCGTTTCTTATTTGACCGAGTGTTTATTGGACATACAAATACTAGGAATGTCGCAGTTCACATCGTACGCTCCACCCGATGTACTAAATAGGAAGTTATCGGAAAGGCATAAGGTCGATAATCTTTGGGAGGGCGGCAACACCTTGGTGCTGGACGCAATAACGCTGAGGAATTTACGGATAGTACAAGACGAAGGCTGTCTGTACGATAGATTGAATTTTTGTTCAACGGCTATGGGAAAaag GTTGCTCTATCAATGGGTTTGTTCGCCGAGCGCTAATATAAACGTAATAAAAGAAAGGCAAGAAGCTGTCAAATGTTTGTTTGACAATCAGGAACTATGTCAAAATGCAAAGAACGTTTTGACATCATTACCCGATTTAGAACGTCTGTTAGCTAA AGTACACACCCTCGGAAACTTGAAGCGTTCAAAGCAGCATCCGGATTCTAGAGCAATATTCTACGAAGAGAAGACATATTCAAAGCGGAAGGTTCTAGAGTTCATCTCCGTGTTGAACGGCTTCACCTCAGCACTGACCCTTGCCGAGAGGTTCAGTGACGTAGACTCGGTGTTATTAAAAAGAATCACACAAGTCGAAGGTGGTAATTACCCGGATTACAGGGAcactttgaaattttttaag GAAGCTTTCAATCAACAAGAGGCCGAGAAGGAAGGCTGCATCAAACCGGGCGCGGGCGTCGACAGAGAGTACGACGGAGCCCTGCAACGAATACACGAGATAGAGAGTGAGCTCAAAGAGTATTTAGCCGAGCAAGAGAAACACTTCCGCTGTAGA TTGTCATATGTGGGTACGGACAAAAAGCGTTACCAGATCGAAGTGCCGCAGAGCGCTTGTACCCGCGCCGGCTCGGACTACCACATGGAGAGCGCTCGCAAAGGGTTCAAAAGGTTTTCTACCAGCGAGACGAAG GAGTTCCTGTCCCGCATGATGGCCGCCGAGGAACAAAAGACGAATGTGCTGAAGGACTTGAGCCGCAGAATGTACGAGAAGTTCTCGTCCCACTATGCGCAGTGGGAAGCGGCCGTGCACTGCCTCGCCAGCCTCGACGTGCTGCTGGCGTTCGCAGAGTTTGCACGACAACAGCACGGCGACATCTGTCTACCCGATGTCACTTTCGATACAGGGACAAAG CCCTACataaacatcgtggaggggcgCCACCCCTGCATATCGCTGGTGAACGAGTTCATACCGAACGACACGAGGCTGGGCGGCGCCGGGCCCGGCCTGCTGCTGCTCTCCGGGCCCAACATGGGCGGCAAGTCCACGCTCATGAGGCAGCTCGGCCTGCTCGCCGTCCTCGCGCACCTG GGTAGCTACGTGCCGGCGCGGGAGTGCGGCCTCAGCCTCGTGGACCGCGTGTTCACGCGCCTCGGAGCCTCCGACGACATCCTCGCCGGACAGTCCACGTTCCTGGTGGAGATGAACGAGACCGCAGCCATCGTCAGGCACGCCACCGTACATTCGCTGGTCTTGTTAGACGAATTGG GTCGAGGCACGTCCACGTACGACGGGACCGCCATAGCGTCTGGCGTGTGCGCGGCGCTGGCGGGGCGCGGCTGCCGGGCCGTGTTCTCGACACACTACCACTCGCTCGTGCGACATCTGGCGGCGCACGATGGACTCGTGCTCGGGCACATG GCGTGCATGGTAGAAACCGACGAATCGGTCCCCGATAGCGAAGATCACATACCGGAGGAGACTATCACGTTCCTATACAAGCTGAGTCCAGGTGCTTGTCCTAAGTCCTACGGTTTCAATGCGGCCCGCCTCGCTGGAATACCCAAAGAAATCACCCGCAGAGCTCACGAGATATCCAAGAAACTGGAAAAGGAGGCCATGTGCGCACGAGCCTTTAGGGATATCATGAAAATGGAAAACAATGCCGGTGGCGTTAGAGAGTTGCTGGCAACACTGACGATTTGA
- the LOC101744671 gene encoding probable DNA mismatch repair protein Msh6 isoform X1: MSKRNSTGAANTLFNYFTKTPPTNKKLKADATEDTDCNGSPKSSKKGIHLENKKRERQITPSPELKKASSDEEEVISLPTKRKRIRLNPVDSDDSDVENKADNKIGTTKKEEDEAKSEKKKESIVEKKLQDSFKYEPNQTSKSNKNTKTTAGSKSKTILPEENPKSQEEESSDGNWVHCKLDWLKPDKIRDAMKRKLDHPDYNPRTLYVPPDFLKSQTPAHQQWWIMKSTNFDCVLFFKVGKFYELYHMDAAVGVNELGFSYMKGDFAHSGFPESAYGRMASTLVSKGYKIARVEQTETPEMTQERCRKSGQSSKLDKVVRREVCQVAVRGAEGCGPNDAPRAAALAAYMLAVAEQAHNDSSTYGVCFIDTSIGLFHLGQFEDDKHSSRLLTTLAHYPPALIIYDRKATTGRTSKLLSTHWHDARREPRTLGAPDVTLKTLAEKYYRTNEDGDWPEGIKEFLHQGDSLGLTPAPNCELAIKALGGCVSYLTECLLDIQILGMSQFTSYAPPDVLNRKLSERHKVDNLWEGGNTLVLDAITLRNLRIVQDEGCLYDRLNFCSTAMGKRLLYQWVCSPSANINVIKERQEAVKCLFDNQELCQNAKNVLTSLPDLERLLAKVHTLGNLKRSKQHPDSRAIFYEEKTYSKRKVLEFISVLNGFTSALTLAERFSDVDSVLLKRITQVEGGNYPDYRDTLKFFKEAFNQQEAEKEGCIKPGAGVDREYDGALQRIHEIESELKEYLAEQEKHFRCRLSYVGTDKKRYQIEVPQSACTRAGSDYHMESARKGFKRFSTSETKEFLSRMMAAEEQKTNVLKDLSRRMYEKFSSHYAQWEAAVHCLASLDVLLAFAEFARQQHGDICLPDVTFDTGTKPYINIVEGRHPCISLVNEFIPNDTRLGGAGPGLLLLSGPNMGGKSTLMRQLGLLAVLAHLGSYVPARECGLSLVDRVFTRLGASDDILAGQSTFLVEMNETAAIVRHATVHSLVLLDELGRGTSTYDGTAIASGVCAALAGRGCRAVFSTHYHSLVRHLAAHDGLVLGHMACMVETDESVPDSEDHIPEETITFLYKLSPGACPKSYGFNAARLAGIPKEITRRAHEISKKLEKEAMCARAFRDIMKMENNAGGVRELLATLTI; this comes from the exons atgtcgAAACGAAACAGCACAGGGGCAGCCAATACTCTTTTCAACTATTTTACTAAAACACCGCcaacgaataaaaaattaaaagcggACGCTACTGAAGATACTGATTGTAATGGTTCCCCGAAAAGCAGTAAAAAAGGAATACATCTTGAAA acAAAAAACGCGAAAGGCAAATTACACCCTCACCGGAGCTTAAGAAGGCTTCGAGTGATGAAGAAGAAGTTATTTCATTGccaacaaaaagaaaaagaataagACTAAATCCAGTCGATTCTGATGATTCTGATGTTGAAAATAAAG CAGACAATAAAATTGGAACAACTAAGAAGGAAGAAGATGAAGCAAAGAgtgagaaaaagaaagaaagtatAGTAGAAAAGAAACTTCAAGACAGTTTTAAATATGAACCAAATCAAACCTCAAAAAGTAACAAGAATACTAAAACTACAGCTGG atcaaaatcaaaaacaatatTACCTGAAGAAAACCCAAAGAGTCAGGAAGAAGAGTCATCAGATGGTAATTGGGTGCACTGCAAGTTAGACTGGTTGAAGCCAGACAAGATCAGAGATGCGATGAAGAGGAAACTGGACCATCCGGATTATAATCCGAGGACTCTGTATGTTCCACCGGATTTCTTAAAAAGTCAGACACCT gctCATCAACAATGGTGGATAATGAAATCAACCAATTTTGATTGTGTATTGTTCTTCAAAGTTGGTAAATTCTATGAATTGTATCACATGGATGCTGCTGTTGGGGTCAATGAACTTGGATTCTCCTACATGAAA GGTGATTTCGCACATTCTGGCTTCCCTGAAAGCGCCTACGGACGTATGGCTTCGACTCTAGTATCGAAAGGTTACAAAATAGCACGCGTGGAACAAACCGAAACTCCTGAAATGACACAGGAAAGGTGTAGAAAAA GCGGACAGAGCAGTAAGCTGGACAAGGTGGTCCGGCGCGAGGTGTGCCAGGTGGCGGTGCGCGGCGCCGAGGGCTGCGGGCCCAACGACGCGCCGCGCGCCGCCGCACTCGCCGCCTACATGCTCGCGGTGGCTGAACAG GCACATAATGATTCAAGCACTTATGGGGTTTGTTTCATAGACACTTCAATAGGATTGTTCCACCTTGGACAGTTCGAAGACGACAAGCACTCATCGAGACTTCTCACCACACTGGCACACTACCCACCAGCCTTG ATAATATACGACCGTAAAGCGACAACGGGCCGCACGAGCAAGCTGCTGTCCACGCACTGGCACGACGCGCGCAGGGAGCCCCGGACCCTGGGGGCTCCCGATGTCACGCTCAAAACCTTAGCCGAGAAGTACTACAGGACGAATGAGGACGGAGACTGGCCAGAAGGTATCAAGGAGTTCTTACATCAAG GTGATTCCCTGGGTCTGACACCGGCTCCCAACTGTGAACTCGCCATTAAAGCTCTCGGAGGATGCGTTTCTTATTTGACCGAGTGTTTATTGGACATACAAATACTAGGAATGTCGCAGTTCACATCGTACGCTCCACCCGATGTACTAAATAGGAAGTTATCGGAAAGGCATAAGGTCGATAATCTTTGGGAGGGCGGCAACACCTTGGTGCTGGACGCAATAACGCTGAGGAATTTACGGATAGTACAAGACGAAGGCTGTCTGTACGATAGATTGAATTTTTGTTCAACGGCTATGGGAAAaag GTTGCTCTATCAATGGGTTTGTTCGCCGAGCGCTAATATAAACGTAATAAAAGAAAGGCAAGAAGCTGTCAAATGTTTGTTTGACAATCAGGAACTATGTCAAAATGCAAAGAACGTTTTGACATCATTACCCGATTTAGAACGTCTGTTAGCTAA AGTACACACCCTCGGAAACTTGAAGCGTTCAAAGCAGCATCCGGATTCTAGAGCAATATTCTACGAAGAGAAGACATATTCAAAGCGGAAGGTTCTAGAGTTCATCTCCGTGTTGAACGGCTTCACCTCAGCACTGACCCTTGCCGAGAGGTTCAGTGACGTAGACTCGGTGTTATTAAAAAGAATCACACAAGTCGAAGGTGGTAATTACCCGGATTACAGGGAcactttgaaattttttaag GAAGCTTTCAATCAACAAGAGGCCGAGAAGGAAGGCTGCATCAAACCGGGCGCGGGCGTCGACAGAGAGTACGACGGAGCCCTGCAACGAATACACGAGATAGAGAGTGAGCTCAAAGAGTATTTAGCCGAGCAAGAGAAACACTTCCGCTGTAGA TTGTCATATGTGGGTACGGACAAAAAGCGTTACCAGATCGAAGTGCCGCAGAGCGCTTGTACCCGCGCCGGCTCGGACTACCACATGGAGAGCGCTCGCAAAGGGTTCAAAAGGTTTTCTACCAGCGAGACGAAG GAGTTCCTGTCCCGCATGATGGCCGCCGAGGAACAAAAGACGAATGTGCTGAAGGACTTGAGCCGCAGAATGTACGAGAAGTTCTCGTCCCACTATGCGCAGTGGGAAGCGGCCGTGCACTGCCTCGCCAGCCTCGACGTGCTGCTGGCGTTCGCAGAGTTTGCACGACAACAGCACGGCGACATCTGTCTACCCGATGTCACTTTCGATACAGGGACAAAG CCCTACataaacatcgtggaggggcgCCACCCCTGCATATCGCTGGTGAACGAGTTCATACCGAACGACACGAGGCTGGGCGGCGCCGGGCCCGGCCTGCTGCTGCTCTCCGGGCCCAACATGGGCGGCAAGTCCACGCTCATGAGGCAGCTCGGCCTGCTCGCCGTCCTCGCGCACCTG GGTAGCTACGTGCCGGCGCGGGAGTGCGGCCTCAGCCTCGTGGACCGCGTGTTCACGCGCCTCGGAGCCTCCGACGACATCCTCGCCGGACAGTCCACGTTCCTGGTGGAGATGAACGAGACCGCAGCCATCGTCAGGCACGCCACCGTACATTCGCTGGTCTTGTTAGACGAATTGG GTCGAGGCACGTCCACGTACGACGGGACCGCCATAGCGTCTGGCGTGTGCGCGGCGCTGGCGGGGCGCGGCTGCCGGGCCGTGTTCTCGACACACTACCACTCGCTCGTGCGACATCTGGCGGCGCACGATGGACTCGTGCTCGGGCACATG GCGTGCATGGTAGAAACCGACGAATCGGTCCCCGATAGCGAAGATCACATACCGGAGGAGACTATCACGTTCCTATACAAGCTGAGTCCAGGTGCTTGTCCTAAGTCCTACGGTTTCAATGCGGCCCGCCTCGCTGGAATACCCAAAGAAATCACCCGCAGAGCTCACGAGATATCCAAGAAACTGGAAAAGGAGGCCATGTGCGCACGAGCCTTTAGGGATATCATGAAAATGGAAAACAATGCCGGTGGCGTTAGAGAGTTGCTGGCAACACTGACGATTTGA